The following are encoded together in the Tamandua tetradactyla isolate mTamTet1 chromosome 14, mTamTet1.pri, whole genome shotgun sequence genome:
- the MAPK6 gene encoding mitogen-activated protein kinase 6 isoform X2: protein MAEKFESLMNIHGFDLGSRYMDLKPLGCGGNGLVFSAVDNDCDKRVAIKKIVLTDPQSVKHALREIKIIRRLDHDNIVKVFEILGPSGSQLTDDVGSLTELNSVYIVQEYMETDLANVLEQGPLLEEHARLFMYQLLRGLKYIHSANVLHRDLKPANLFINTEDLVLKIGDFGLARIMDPHYSHKGHLSEGLVTKWYRSPRLLLSPNNYTKAIDMWAAGCIFAEMLTGKTLFAG from the exons ATGGCAGAGAAATTTGAAAGTCTCATGAACATTCATGGTTTTGATCTGGGCTCTAGGTATATGGACTTAAAACCATTGGGTTGTGGAGGCAATGGCTTGGTTTTTTCTGCTGTAGACAATGACTGTGACAAAAGAGTAGCCATCAAGAAAATTGTCCTTACTGATCCCCAGAGTGTCAAACATGCTCTACGTGAAATCAAAATTATTAGAAGACTTGACCATGATAACATTGTGAAAGTGTTTGAAATTCTTGGTCCCAGTGGAAGCCAGTTAACAGACGATGTGGGCTCTCTTACTGAACTGAACAGTGTTTACATTGTTCAGGAGTACATGGAGACAGACTTGGCTAATGTGCTGGAGCAAGGCCCTTTGCTGGAGGAGCATGCCAGACTTTTCATGTATCAGCTGCTACGTGGGCTCAAGTATATTCACTCTGCAAACGTACTGCACAGAGATCTCAAACCAGCTAATCTTTTCATTAATACCGAAGACTTGGTGCTGAAGATAGGTGACTTTGGTCTTGCACGGATCATGGATCCCCATTATTCCCATAAG gGTCATCTTTCTGAAGGATTGGTTACTAAATGGTACAGATCTCCACGTCTTTTACTTTCTCCTAATAATTATACTAAAGCCATTGACATGTGGGCTGCGGGCTGCATCTTTGCTGAAATGCTGACTGGTAAAACCCTCTTTGCaggttag